One Pseudoalteromonas sp. NC201 DNA segment encodes these proteins:
- a CDS encoding phosphotransferase, producing the protein MKISIPNDVISAPMSTQQEQQLWSGCGDMLFINHDAGKLAIKRTKVPSDIAHRRIEQSSVALARKAKSYQVERHFYKHHACELLSPCNTPSYLGEGVSEGMDYIVFRDFSTQGFSQTANPSESQILAVIGWLAKFHAHFLQSPAEHVWEQGNYWHLDTRPDELERMQHSSIKQAAPRLRDRIKNSHWHTWIHGDAKLDNFAFNGDQALGFDFQYVGKGIGVSDLMLFITSVLDEKEQLLHADEYLKLYLDMLRIELLGKAASIDIAQILSEWESLWPVVWADFYRFLLGWKPDHVKINDYMKFQTEIALQQG; encoded by the coding sequence GTGAAAATAAGTATTCCGAACGATGTAATTTCTGCGCCTATGTCAACACAGCAAGAGCAACAATTATGGAGCGGTTGTGGTGATATGTTATTTATCAATCATGATGCTGGGAAGCTTGCAATTAAGCGCACTAAAGTGCCTAGTGACATTGCACATCGGCGAATTGAACAATCTTCAGTAGCGCTTGCGCGTAAAGCTAAGTCTTATCAAGTAGAACGTCACTTTTACAAGCATCATGCATGCGAGTTACTCTCACCCTGTAATACGCCGAGTTATTTAGGTGAAGGGGTAAGTGAAGGGATGGACTACATCGTCTTTAGAGACTTCTCAACTCAAGGTTTTTCGCAAACCGCTAATCCATCCGAGTCACAAATATTAGCAGTGATAGGGTGGTTAGCTAAATTCCATGCTCACTTTTTACAAAGTCCTGCAGAGCATGTGTGGGAGCAAGGAAATTATTGGCACCTAGATACACGACCGGATGAGCTTGAGCGAATGCAACACAGTAGCATCAAACAAGCGGCACCTCGATTACGAGATCGTATCAAAAATAGCCATTGGCATACTTGGATCCATGGCGACGCTAAGCTTGATAACTTTGCCTTTAATGGCGATCAAGCACTGGGATTCGATTTTCAGTATGTTGGAAAGGGTATTGGTGTATCAGACTTAATGCTGTTTATTACGTCGGTATTAGACGAAAAAGAACAGCTCCTGCATGCCGATGAGTATCTCAAATTGTATTTAGATATGTTGAGAATAGAATTATTAGGCAAAGCAGCCTCTATTGATATCGCTCAGATCCTTTCTGAGTGGGAGTCGTTGTGGCCTGTGGTGTGGGCTGACTTTTATCGCTTTCTGTTGGGTTGGAAACCGGACCATGTAAAAATCAATGATTACATGAAATTTCAAACGGAAATAGCATTACA